A stretch of the Pseudomonas helvetica genome encodes the following:
- a CDS encoding BatD family protein, whose translation MTRFTALLLSLSLWTVGAQAAGLVASIDRSRVNSGETVELTLESSDVTQFGKPDLSALDPLFEVRGTRQVNQPTTLGDDSHATTRWIITLLPRHNGTLVIPSLALGEYKSQPINLQVVESEKQDSADKLAPVFIETSLDQDTVYVQAQAILTLRIYHSVSLYDDSSLTPLQIPDARVEQLGESRTYEKVINDLRHGVIERRYAIYPQHSGLLTIPAQMFSATLVETQPSQESAPQGPKAGKLIRVSSTGLNLTVKPKPADYPADAPWLPARSLSLSESWNPTPDHVQVGDSMTRSLTLKAEGLASSQLPPLPATETSGLRRYPDQPQLSNQPSDRGLTGIREDREALVPTRIGQIELPPVEVVWWNTLQDHLERSSLPARTLNTVSNPSLMVDTPAGNVPATVALGSEALWYWKLSTLILACTTLLGFGLWWRARWQPAILRATQTGPSPRTLLDDLKRACQANDPQATRQALDAWARQQPETLADMAARFVPLSDALDGLNGALYSETGHYWQGEELWRAIRAIPIAERVHDPVGDSGLPPLYPK comes from the coding sequence ATGACCCGCTTCACCGCTCTATTGCTCAGCCTTTCGCTCTGGACCGTCGGTGCCCAGGCTGCGGGGCTGGTTGCCAGCATCGATCGCAGCCGCGTGAATTCCGGCGAGACGGTCGAACTGACCCTCGAATCCAGTGATGTCACGCAGTTCGGCAAACCTGACCTGAGCGCACTTGACCCACTGTTCGAGGTTCGCGGCACCCGCCAGGTCAACCAGCCCACAACCCTGGGCGACGACAGCCACGCCACCACCCGCTGGATCATCACCCTTCTGCCCCGCCACAACGGCACACTGGTCATCCCGTCCCTGGCGCTGGGTGAGTACAAAAGCCAGCCGATCAACTTGCAGGTGGTCGAAAGCGAGAAGCAGGACAGCGCTGACAAACTGGCCCCCGTATTCATCGAGACCAGCCTCGATCAGGACACGGTGTACGTGCAGGCCCAGGCGATTCTGACCTTGCGCATCTATCACTCGGTGTCACTGTATGACGACAGCAGCCTTACTCCGCTGCAAATCCCCGATGCGCGCGTCGAACAACTCGGCGAGTCGCGCACTTACGAAAAAGTCATCAATGACCTGCGCCACGGTGTGATCGAACGGCGCTACGCAATTTACCCACAACACAGTGGCCTGCTGACGATACCCGCGCAGATGTTCAGCGCCACCCTGGTGGAGACGCAACCCTCTCAGGAGTCGGCCCCGCAAGGGCCAAAAGCGGGAAAACTGATTCGCGTGAGCTCCACCGGGCTCAACCTGACCGTCAAGCCCAAACCGGCCGATTATCCCGCCGACGCCCCTTGGCTGCCAGCACGCAGCCTGAGTCTCAGTGAAAGCTGGAACCCTACGCCTGATCACGTTCAAGTGGGCGACTCCATGACCCGCAGCCTGACCCTGAAAGCCGAAGGCCTGGCCAGCTCGCAACTGCCGCCCTTGCCCGCCACTGAAACCAGCGGATTGCGGCGTTATCCCGATCAGCCACAATTGAGCAATCAGCCCAGTGACCGAGGGTTGACCGGCATCCGCGAAGACCGCGAAGCACTGGTGCCCACTCGTATCGGGCAGATCGAATTGCCGCCCGTGGAAGTGGTCTGGTGGAACACCCTTCAAGATCATCTGGAGCGCAGCAGCCTGCCCGCTCGCACCCTGAACACCGTGAGCAACCCGAGCCTGATGGTCGACACTCCAGCGGGCAACGTGCCGGCTACGGTAGCGCTCGGCAGTGAAGCGCTCTGGTACTGGAAGCTCAGCACCTTGATCCTCGCCTGCACCACCTTGCTTGGCTTCGGCCTGTGGTGGCGTGCGCGTTGGCAGCCGGCGATTCTGCGCGCCACGCAAACGGGCCCGAGCCCGCGCACCCTACTCGACGACCTCAAGCGTGCGTGCCAGGCCAACGACCCTCAAGCCACCCGTCAGGCGCTCGACGCCTGGGCCCGTCAACAGCCGGAAACCCTGGCCGACATGGCCGCACGCTTCGTACCGCTGTCCGACGCCCTGGACGGCTTGAATGGCGCGCTCTACAGCGAAACCGGGCATTACTGGCAAGGCGAAGAACTCTGGCGCGCGATCCGCGCCATCCCGATTGCCGAACGGGTCCATGACCCGGTGGGCGACAGTGGCTTGCCGCCGTTGTATCCGAAGTAG
- a CDS encoding VWA domain-containing protein — translation MIALWPHWFRPWWLLLLPLLGWLLWQLWHRQKRAGRWQMILPPAFHATLLSGGNGRESKLPWVALGLAWVLAVLALLGPSWERVEQSAQKPADPLVVLFELTPEMLATDVPSTRLEQARRKLLDLLQARSDAQTAIVVYAGSAHTLVPLSDDLATSSNLLEALKPSIMPEAGHRADLAVTKALTLLNRGALGQGRILLIGSSLSEQERQGIRQALRGQAPQWLMLGIGTPQGAPIADEHGSFLKDAQGAILVPRLDGPSLKAFASEMEGSYRQAQLDDSDLRGLGLLDSPHSVRNDGQTLRLDTWADQGYWLLLPLLLLTACAGRRGWLFCLPLLFMLPQPSYAFEFNDLWLRPDQQGLHLLKQHQPAEAAQRFQDRQWQGVALYEAGEYAAAAERFAEGNDARANYNRGNALAKSAELEAAVDAYEQALELQPDLRPAQTNKALVEALIKQKASTSSNEPDKTDGEEHLQTQQPPPPGASTQPSTGDEQKTDTQTAQSHVDANSENQTDSPPQPGNNEVPGSELGDEQHSTPPIRTADTNFDGERRQALEQWLRKIPDEPGELLKRKFWYEQQQHQDQGKTR, via the coding sequence ATGATCGCACTCTGGCCGCATTGGTTCCGTCCCTGGTGGCTGCTGCTGTTGCCACTATTGGGCTGGTTACTGTGGCAACTCTGGCACCGGCAAAAACGCGCGGGTCGCTGGCAGATGATCCTGCCGCCGGCCTTCCACGCCACCCTGCTCAGCGGTGGCAACGGGCGTGAAAGCAAGTTGCCGTGGGTCGCCTTGGGCCTGGCCTGGGTTCTGGCGGTATTGGCGCTGTTGGGGCCCAGTTGGGAACGGGTCGAACAATCCGCGCAGAAACCTGCCGACCCCTTGGTGGTTCTGTTTGAATTGACCCCGGAAATGCTCGCCACCGACGTGCCGTCGACGCGCCTTGAACAGGCCCGGCGCAAGCTGCTCGATCTATTGCAAGCCCGCAGCGACGCACAGACCGCCATCGTTGTCTATGCCGGCAGCGCGCACACGCTGGTGCCGCTCTCGGACGACCTGGCCACCAGCAGCAACCTGCTGGAAGCGCTGAAACCTTCGATCATGCCCGAGGCCGGTCATCGCGCCGATCTGGCCGTGACCAAGGCACTGACATTACTCAACCGCGGCGCCCTCGGCCAGGGCCGGATTCTGCTGATTGGCTCATCCCTCAGCGAACAGGAGCGCCAGGGTATTCGTCAGGCTCTGCGCGGTCAGGCACCGCAATGGTTGATGCTCGGCATCGGCACCCCGCAAGGCGCACCGATCGCTGACGAACACGGCAGCTTCCTCAAGGATGCGCAAGGCGCGATCCTCGTGCCGCGTCTCGACGGGCCAAGCCTTAAAGCCTTTGCCAGCGAAATGGAGGGGAGTTACCGGCAAGCGCAGCTGGACGACAGCGACCTGCGCGGTCTCGGGCTGCTCGATAGCCCGCATAGCGTGCGTAACGATGGCCAGACCCTGCGCCTCGATACCTGGGCCGACCAGGGCTATTGGCTGTTACTGCCGCTGTTGCTGCTGACGGCCTGCGCCGGACGTCGAGGCTGGCTGTTTTGCCTGCCATTGCTGTTCATGCTGCCGCAACCGAGTTACGCCTTCGAGTTCAACGATCTTTGGCTGCGCCCCGACCAACAGGGCCTGCACTTGCTCAAGCAACACCAGCCCGCGGAGGCCGCGCAGCGTTTTCAGGATCGACAATGGCAAGGCGTTGCGCTGTATGAGGCCGGTGAGTATGCCGCTGCCGCCGAGCGTTTCGCCGAAGGCAACGACGCCCGTGCGAACTACAATCGCGGCAACGCCCTGGCTAAAAGCGCTGAACTGGAAGCTGCCGTCGATGCCTATGAACAAGCCCTTGAGCTGCAACCTGATTTACGCCCGGCGCAGACCAACAAAGCGCTGGTAGAAGCGTTGATCAAACAGAAAGCCTCTACTTCATCCAATGAGCCCGATAAAACCGACGGCGAAGAGCACCTGCAAACCCAGCAACCCCCGCCACCGGGTGCGTCGACACAGCCCTCGACCGGTGACGAGCAAAAGACCGACACGCAAACCGCGCAATCACACGTCGACGCCAACAGCGAAAACCAGACCGACAGCCCGCCACAACCGGGCAATAATGAAGTGCCGGGCAGTGAGTTGGGCGATGAACAACACAGCACACCGCCGATCCGCACCGCCGACACCAATTTCGACGGCGAGCGCCGCCAGGCCCTGGAGCAATGGCTGCGTAAAATCCCGGATGAGCCGGGCGAACTGCTTAAACGTAAATTCTGGTACGAACAGCAACAACATCAGGATCAGGGAAAAACTCGATGA
- a CDS encoding VWA domain-containing protein — protein sequence MFEFAWPWIFALLPLPWLMRIVLPVADSGEPALKVSFLSDLEGLARRRARANLPTWRQQAPFILLWLLLLIAAARPQWLGEPLPIAASGRDLLVAVDVSGSMDFPDMEWQDEDVSRLTLVKHLLGDFLEGRDGDRVGLILFGSQAYLQAPLTFDRRTVRIWLDEARIGIAGKNTAIGDAIGLALKRLRQRPAQSRVLILVTDGANNGGEIDPLTAARLAAEEGVKIYPIGIGADPEQAGPLAFLAGNPTMDLDEPALKAIAEATGGRYFRARDGKELLEIKKTLDQLEPVTQQPTQARPAQALYSWPLAAALLMSLLLVIRERWPDNPMQRFFTRSNFLQQHPDWRQRLKRLRLRRRR from the coding sequence ATGTTTGAGTTCGCCTGGCCATGGATTTTTGCCCTGCTGCCACTGCCGTGGCTGATGCGGATTGTGCTGCCGGTCGCCGACAGCGGCGAACCGGCGCTCAAGGTCAGCTTTCTGTCCGACCTTGAAGGCCTGGCCCGGCGTCGCGCGCGTGCCAACCTGCCGACCTGGCGCCAGCAAGCACCGTTCATCCTGCTCTGGCTGCTGCTGTTGATCGCCGCCGCACGCCCGCAATGGCTCGGCGAACCGCTGCCGATTGCCGCCAGTGGGCGCGACTTGCTGGTGGCCGTCGACGTTTCCGGCTCCATGGATTTCCCCGACATGGAGTGGCAAGACGAAGACGTCAGCCGCCTGACACTGGTCAAACACTTGCTCGGTGACTTCCTTGAAGGGCGCGATGGCGATCGCGTCGGCCTGATCCTGTTCGGCAGCCAGGCGTATCTGCAAGCACCGCTGACGTTCGACCGGCGCACCGTGCGCATCTGGCTTGACGAAGCGCGGATCGGCATTGCCGGCAAGAACACTGCCATTGGCGACGCCATCGGCCTGGCCTTGAAGCGCTTGCGCCAACGTCCGGCGCAGAGCCGCGTGCTGATTCTGGTCACCGACGGCGCCAACAATGGCGGTGAAATCGATCCGCTGACCGCGGCAAGACTGGCTGCCGAAGAAGGCGTGAAAATCTACCCGATCGGCATTGGTGCAGATCCGGAGCAAGCCGGCCCTCTGGCTTTTCTGGCGGGAAACCCGACCATGGACCTCGATGAACCCGCCTTGAAAGCCATCGCCGAAGCTACCGGCGGGCGCTACTTCCGTGCACGTGACGGCAAGGAATTGCTGGAGATCAAGAAGACCCTTGATCAACTGGAGCCTGTGACTCAACAACCCACCCAGGCTCGCCCGGCACAAGCGTTGTACAGTTGGCCGCTGGCCGCCGCGTTGCTGATGAGCCTGTTGCTGGTGATCCGCGAACGCTGGCCAGACAACCCGATGCAACGCTTTTTCACCCGGTCGAATTTTCTGCAACAGCACCCTGACTGGCGCCAGCGGCTTAAACGCCTGCGTCTGCGGAGGCGCCGATGA
- a CDS encoding DUF4381 domain-containing protein, with product MNSLDQLQPLMTPPPIEFWPPAPGWWLLLVLLPLIGFGLWQLRRFIPVKRSIVRAEQPLDPVRLAALAELAQMPKPYDGAPAGAWLQQLNGLLKRLCRNHYPYSQSHTLNGRKWLAFLDNRCPAAGLTRWMILVEGAYKPECKLDDKAIAGLTQAVDTWIRKHV from the coding sequence ATGAACAGCCTCGATCAACTGCAACCACTGATGACTCCGCCGCCCATCGAGTTCTGGCCGCCGGCGCCGGGTTGGTGGCTGCTATTGGTGCTGCTGCCACTGATCGGCTTTGGCCTGTGGCAACTGCGTCGCTTTATTCCCGTCAAGCGCTCTATCGTGCGCGCCGAACAGCCGCTGGACCCGGTGCGACTGGCGGCGCTGGCGGAACTGGCGCAAATGCCCAAACCCTATGACGGTGCGCCCGCCGGTGCCTGGTTGCAGCAACTCAACGGGCTGCTCAAGCGCCTGTGTCGCAACCATTACCCCTACAGCCAGAGCCACACCCTGAACGGTCGTAAATGGCTGGCGTTTCTCGACAACCGTTGCCCGGCCGCCGGCCTCACCCGCTGGATGATTCTGGTTGAAGGCGCTTACAAACCGGAATGCAAACTCGACGACAAGGCCATCGCCGGCCTGACACAAGCCGTCGACACCTGGATTCGCAAGCATGTTTGA
- a CDS encoding DUF58 domain-containing protein → MTKPLAPEPGIRVSLSELIEMRHRVREVQLFSTPSQRSPLIGLHHSKLRGRGVDFDQVRVYQAGDDVRTIDWRVTARTQEPHTKLFHEERERPIFIMVEQSRRLFFGSGLMFKSVLAAQAASLIGWAALGHNDRVGGLVYGDNEHYEIKPRRSKQSLLQLLNRMVRVNQSLTTESEPDRDSLGMALRRAREVLRPGSLVIVICDERALSEGAEQQLSLLSRHCDLLLLPVSDPLDHALPAAGLLRFAERGAQLELDTLNVDLRRSYRAQAEARIARWELLAQKLRVLLMPLNTQSEMVEQLREYLNPKRPGKSQ, encoded by the coding sequence ATGACCAAGCCGCTTGCGCCCGAACCGGGTATCCGTGTCAGTCTCTCCGAGCTGATCGAGATGCGCCATCGCGTGCGCGAAGTGCAATTGTTTTCCACCCCGAGCCAGCGCAGCCCGCTGATTGGCCTGCACCATTCCAAGTTGCGCGGACGTGGCGTGGACTTCGATCAGGTGCGGGTCTATCAGGCTGGCGACGATGTGCGAACCATCGACTGGCGTGTCACCGCACGCACCCAGGAACCGCACACCAAGCTGTTTCACGAAGAGCGCGAGCGGCCGATTTTCATCATGGTCGAACAAAGTCGCCGGCTGTTTTTCGGCTCGGGGCTGATGTTCAAATCGGTGTTGGCCGCACAAGCCGCGAGCCTGATCGGTTGGGCTGCGCTGGGACACAACGACCGGGTTGGCGGGCTGGTGTACGGCGACAACGAGCACTACGAAATCAAACCCCGGCGCAGCAAGCAAAGCCTGCTGCAATTGCTCAACCGCATGGTACGCGTCAACCAGTCCCTCACGACCGAAAGCGAGCCGGATCGCGACAGTCTGGGCATGGCCTTGCGCCGCGCGCGCGAAGTGCTGCGCCCAGGGAGCCTGGTGATCGTGATCTGCGACGAGCGCGCCTTGTCCGAAGGCGCGGAGCAGCAACTGAGCCTGCTGTCGCGGCACTGTGACTTGCTGTTGTTGCCAGTCTCCGACCCTCTGGACCACGCCCTGCCCGCTGCCGGTTTGCTGCGTTTTGCCGAGCGCGGGGCTCAACTTGAACTCGATACGCTGAACGTCGACCTGCGCCGAAGTTATCGCGCCCAGGCCGAAGCCCGCATCGCCCGCTGGGAATTGCTGGCGCAGAAACTGCGTGTGCTGTTAATGCCGCTGAACACTCAAAGCGAAATGGTCGAACAATTGCGTGAATACCTGAACCCGAAACGTCCGGGTAAAAGCCAATGA
- a CDS encoding MoxR family ATPase, with the protein MEHREALLALRTFLSTQILGQEKLIERLLIALLADGHMLVEGAPGLAKTKAIKELAEGIEAQFHRIQFTPDLLPADITGTEIYRPETGSFVFQQGPIFHNLVLADEINRAPAKVQSALLEAMGERQVSVGRSTYELSPLFLVMATQNPIEQEGTYPLPEAQLDRFLMHVKIGFPDAAVERRILQQARGEALHGETKPERRISQQAIFAARKEILGLYMADAVEEYLVQLVMATRTPGKFDPEMSEWIAYGASPRGSIALDRCARAHAWLAGRDFVSPEDIQAVLFDVLRHRIILSFEAEAAGIDQDRVVQRILDVVAVA; encoded by the coding sequence CGAGCGGTTGCTCATCGCTCTGCTCGCTGACGGCCACATGCTGGTCGAAGGCGCCCCTGGCCTGGCCAAGACCAAGGCCATCAAAGAGCTTGCCGAAGGTATCGAAGCACAATTCCATCGCATCCAGTTCACGCCCGACCTGCTGCCTGCCGACATTACCGGCACCGAGATCTACCGTCCGGAAACCGGCAGCTTCGTGTTCCAGCAGGGACCGATCTTCCATAACCTGGTGCTGGCCGACGAAATCAACCGGGCACCGGCCAAGGTCCAGTCGGCCTTGCTCGAAGCCATGGGCGAGCGGCAGGTCAGCGTCGGGCGCAGTACGTATGAGCTGTCGCCGCTGTTTCTGGTCATGGCGACCCAGAACCCGATCGAGCAGGAAGGCACCTACCCACTGCCTGAAGCCCAGCTCGACCGTTTCCTGATGCACGTCAAAATCGGCTTCCCGGACGCGGCCGTCGAGCGGCGCATCCTGCAACAGGCCCGCGGTGAGGCGCTGCACGGCGAAACCAAGCCAGAGCGGCGGATCAGCCAGCAAGCGATATTTGCCGCGCGCAAGGAAATCCTTGGTTTGTACATGGCCGACGCCGTGGAGGAATACCTGGTGCAGTTGGTCATGGCGACCCGCACGCCTGGCAAGTTCGACCCGGAAATGTCCGAGTGGATTGCCTATGGCGCCAGCCCACGCGGCTCCATCGCCCTCGACCGCTGCGCCCGCGCTCACGCCTGGCTGGCCGGTCGCGACTTCGTCAGCCCCGAAGACATTCAAGCGGTGCTGTTCGACGTGTTGCGCCATCGCATCATTCTTTCCTTCGAAGCCGAAGCCGCTGGTATCGACCAGGACCGTGTGGTCCAGCGGATTCTCGACGTCGTTGCCGTCGCTTGA